From the genome of Candidatus Bathyanammoxibius amoris, one region includes:
- a CDS encoding porin, giving the protein MSLAVAAELTDTEIGQFRKLMEERKDEAKPIPGQMTKGETATLRGLLEQYQGISYGGFVENFFQYESVHPGGRDNSAIPPKVFDRQVDSFTVNNIEMWLMKEATDPGDIGFKITLNWGDTARRITFVGPVFDDGATQPNPPGFPTGGRQTTFSEAFVLYNIPIGKGLTAKFGKFATWVGYEVWEAHWNPNFSRSYIYGWLIPFTNTGVGLSYPVLDSFTADYYFVNSSDGFVNNNKSFTHGLQLDYNPPDILFFKDTNIHLDTLWGAEGASNNSDWTSRYDLTVSFAPLNKISLATNANVSTLDQSGAGNPDMSAWGVAQYIVYQHSDAIGFAVRGEYFWDKDNMAGISGTALGATLGEVTGTLNLKIKERLYLRPEIRYDKILSVRRRNLAGPDPSHVWNRSANKNVTGSIAATYEW; this is encoded by the coding sequence ATGTCACTGGCCGTTGCGGCCGAGCTGACTGACACCGAGATCGGCCAGTTTCGTAAACTGATGGAAGAAAGGAAGGACGAAGCCAAACCTATACCCGGCCAGATGACAAAAGGCGAGACGGCCACGCTGCGCGGTCTTCTCGAGCAGTACCAGGGCATAAGTTACGGCGGCTTCGTAGAAAACTTCTTCCAGTACGAATCAGTTCATCCTGGTGGAAGGGACAATTCTGCCATCCCCCCAAAGGTCTTTGACCGACAGGTGGACTCATTCACCGTAAATAACATCGAGATGTGGCTCATGAAAGAGGCGACTGACCCTGGCGATATCGGTTTCAAGATAACGCTGAACTGGGGTGATACCGCAAGGCGCATAACGTTTGTAGGTCCTGTATTTGACGATGGAGCCACCCAGCCTAACCCGCCCGGTTTTCCGACCGGTGGTAGGCAGACAACCTTTAGTGAGGCCTTCGTCCTGTACAACATCCCCATCGGCAAGGGGCTGACCGCAAAGTTCGGTAAGTTTGCCACATGGGTAGGCTACGAGGTATGGGAAGCACATTGGAACCCCAACTTCTCTCGTTCCTACATCTACGGCTGGTTGATACCGTTCACCAACACAGGTGTAGGTCTCAGCTATCCCGTTCTGGACAGCTTTACAGCTGACTACTACTTCGTGAACAGTTCCGACGGGTTCGTCAACAACAACAAGAGCTTTACCCACGGGCTCCAGTTGGACTACAATCCACCGGATATTTTGTTCTTTAAGGACACCAATATCCACCTCGATACCCTCTGGGGTGCCGAGGGAGCAAGCAACAACTCGGACTGGACATCGAGGTATGACCTCACCGTCTCGTTCGCGCCGTTGAACAAGATCTCTCTTGCAACAAACGCAAACGTCAGCACTCTGGACCAAAGTGGAGCGGGGAATCCTGACATGTCGGCGTGGGGCGTTGCACAGTACATTGTCTACCAGCACAGCGATGCCATAGGCTTTGCGGTCAGGGGTGAGTACTTCTGGGACAAAGACAACATGGCCGGGATTTCCGGTACTGCTCTAGGAGCAACGCTAGGAGAGGTTACGGGTACTCTGAACCTGAAGATCAAAGAAAGACTCTATCTCAGGCCGGAGATACGCTACGATAAGATACTGAGCGTTCGCCGCCGCAACCTGGCGGGCCCCGACCCATCTCACGTGTGGAATCGCAGCGCGAACAAAAACGTTACTGGCTCAATCGCAGCGACTTATGAGTGGTAA
- a CDS encoding acetyl-CoA carboxylase carboxyltransferase subunit alpha, which produces MKDTHQHVENWNRTSGAPAGGKRAFNPRSEMEPPGTQQDLPLPADLSPYDIVKLARHPLRPMTSDYLDLIFEDFIELHGDRHFGDDKAVIAGLTKLGRYRVMVIGQQKGKNTRERLLCNFGMPNPEGYRKALLKMKLAEKLHLPIITLIDTPGANPDIGAEERGQAYAIAENIYQMIGLKTPIINVVIGEGGSGGALGIGVGDKFAIMEYAYCSVISPEGCAAILWKDSSHAPAAANALKLTARELHKQEIVDHIIPEPHGGAHTSPREAADTLKKELIRYLDELIDTPIDTLLDKRYGRYRRMGHYFEQQPAD; this is translated from the coding sequence TTGAAGGACACTCACCAGCACGTAGAGAACTGGAACCGCACATCAGGTGCACCGGCGGGCGGTAAAAGGGCATTCAACCCGCGAAGCGAGATGGAGCCCCCCGGCACGCAGCAGGATCTCCCGCTTCCTGCGGACCTGTCGCCTTACGACATAGTAAAGCTAGCAAGACATCCGCTCAGGCCGATGACCTCTGATTATCTGGACCTGATATTCGAGGATTTTATAGAACTCCACGGGGACAGGCATTTCGGAGACGACAAGGCGGTCATCGCGGGCCTTACAAAGCTTGGGCGGTACAGGGTAATGGTCATAGGCCAGCAGAAAGGCAAGAACACCAGAGAGCGGCTCCTCTGCAACTTCGGCATGCCCAACCCCGAAGGCTACCGGAAGGCCCTGTTGAAGATGAAACTCGCGGAAAAGCTACATCTTCCCATCATCACACTCATAGACACACCCGGCGCAAACCCCGACATAGGCGCGGAGGAAAGGGGACAGGCATACGCAATCGCAGAAAACATTTATCAGATGATAGGATTGAAGACGCCGATAATAAACGTGGTAATCGGTGAAGGCGGGAGCGGCGGCGCGCTCGGCATAGGTGTCGGCGACAAATTTGCCATCATGGAATACGCCTATTGTTCCGTGATATCACCCGAAGGCTGTGCCGCCATCCTGTGGAAGGACTCAAGCCACGCACCGGCCGCCGCCAACGCATTAAAACTCACCGCAAGGGAACTCCACAAGCAGGAAATAGTAGACCACATAATTCCCGAACCCCACGGCGGCGCCCACACCTCACCCAGAGAGGCCGCCGACACGTTGAAGAAGGAACTCATCCGGTACCTCGACGAGCTTATCGACACGCCCATCGACACCCTGCTTGACAAACGCTACGGCCGCTACCGCAGAATGGGCCACTACTTCGAGCAGCAACCGGCGGACTAG